One segment of Strix uralensis isolate ZFMK-TIS-50842 chromosome 11, bStrUra1, whole genome shotgun sequence DNA contains the following:
- the CSPG4 gene encoding chondroitin sulfate proteoglycan 4, with amino-acid sequence MGARGGIATLLLLLACQPQPLRAGPPAGASFFGDGYVEMPLADASRTVRLHLQLYTSQRSGLLFLAAGQPDHLLLQLQAGSLQARLRLGSEEVTLQSPAELQLSNLVVHDVELLVEDGRMTLTVDSLFNSSVDIAGPVRELDIQYGLYAGGTGSLDLPYLAEASSPFRGCLHLVTFNGLDVLSPLSSDGSSKIFHRVQEGCSAQFSAEPEDPFGFLGPHSYIAFPTWDAREEATIEFVITTSITQAPLIYHAGLENDFFYLEISNGRLRGFVEKGNGIIVLHNNVFISDEQQHYVKVYTDIHKFEILIDYYASSTSNRGINNYLDLQGNLFIGGMNEKALQRLREHHLAFISVWTMTNNSFVGCLEDLRINLQRTSLQDAVITKDITSGCGKQEHYWDYDEVYEQDEAPTSPPPDVWSGAPGLVVEPCRPDNSFPPAFANISRLLHVSPLIVSEGGTAYLEWKHAQPTVDLSLANIRQSQILFSITNDPRHGQLELDIPGSRSRRKFTLLDIVNRKVRYVHDGSEGPMDQLMLEVTVTAQQGVPECLRQGQMYLLPIMINPINDAPQVIFPHGNHMTILKHTRKHLTTDILQVLDDDTSCDDLEFQLHGGQQMEEGYVEYDFHPGVPIEEFSCRDLEAGNIAYVHQSGTNLQLTLQVSDGTVPSPIATLRILAIDPDIHLHNNTGLSISQGGAARITTANLSVETNAVKQQVAILYVLTEPLRYGEVQKQGSMGGEWKKVESFHQQDLEQGRIQYFSTDPEHRLEDVVEKLRFEVQVGQKVLQNNTFLIQIKRATIKMRTIVPLQMKNKRHRNITSKELEAMLEDPNSAPVPFHYVIIQAPKKGNLELLGNRLTEGFGFTQDDLQRNHLSYSATIRNSQQAEDTFQFRVRAGEQHSPVYTYTISIGGDPDAPALTNVLLTVPEGGQAIISKDHLFVQSMNSMDYLYEVIEGPAHGRLAWAASHGWASREDITEFTNDDILHRRLLYQHDDSETLEDDIPFVAIRQGEGSAEPDVEEVRGVFRVSIQPVNDHTPVQVVNKVFSVVRNGQHLLTTDDIAFTDKDSGFSDTQLVLARKDILFGSIVSVDDRSHQVYRFTQDDLRKKKILFVHSGADRGWIQLQVSDGLHQTTALLEVQASDPYIKIVNNTGLVIHQGRRGSIDSSVLSLETNMDIRSDEEIRFLIMTPPRWGTVLRGEQPVMAFSQRDLLAGEISYHHNGSRNTRDEFQFTVEANEVVVEDTLAISVFLDTHPSPLHIVNHKEIHVFQGEAAGIKEEYLLVAHEEIPPQDIVYLVSSPPASGFLAMLQHGQDSNEQPSLDPIQSFTQEDINSGRVLYLHSKPEEEHDRFVVDITASGADPLEGVVVSLAVLPITIPLDVHNITVPGGGSAILSTGILNIPNAYYTALGVEFRVLEPPRFGTLLSSQRPEDGSLNSFTWSEVEKQQIQYRQDGPRAQADSFTLLANASETDRQSQPRTLFITILPRSSRGPRLRVNAGLQVREGTTAAIGPHVLSAEDEDSLPEEVTYSIQPPANGKVVLRSAPGAEVRRFTQAQINNGLILFVHQGPLDGGFAFDLWDGENLSPGHFFLVRAQREPLISLAKKQSLTVCPGALQPITSQNLQAVSNSPAGSTALYYSIEQAPRLGRLSTSRGQEIRNFTQDQVDSGLIFYQHEMPEKPFWLAQDAIRFRVVAPTTISDSFILLVLISFEARCPQRSTQLWRNAGLQLARAQQAEISTSVLDASNLLSQIPVPERAAHDVVFLVTGLPAHGQLLVAGVPLERARPFFLQSDLDTGRLAYVHGGDGVSEDHFRFKAWLQPQAQQSIRPPQEGVVISEDFNITVTGSSSKPPQVVRRREVLQVPPGSMVTLSQEYLDVADPSGSLEEMVYSVLQRPLAGHLANAHNPQEPINRFTQADVNSGHVVFIATGSRAPGSLALSLSDGHHPPTLTSLEVEVLPAVSTAASPVLLEVPQDLNRASMSHHHLLGAAQLGAGNALYRITRDPRFGQVQVNQKPSRGFSQKQLDRGEVTFTFTDLTSPEDDFQFLAMSRAANRTGVVNVTVRALVKAQPGSVWPRGTTALLDTSVLDASELANHTKSIPVFKVRRAPRASRLVRVSRDPGQPTTLIETFSQSELEQGLVGLEVLDAGEIDRPLQNDSFVFELVAAGTPPALASLGYSIEPYNASKAYSITLLTAPLAPSSPVPQTQGTAQSSPNASEMGMPPTAWLGASATTSPSPVEGGTFLSFIEANMFSIIIPICLIFLLLALILPLLFYLHKRNKTGKHHVQGTPSSKAKNGAVPDQETFRRTDPNQGIPLTTVNALEGKGTGPPPQRTGPGAPPDPELLQYCRTSNPPLKNNQYWV; translated from the exons CGTCCTTCTTCGGGGATGGCTATGTGGAGATGCCGCTGGCGGACGCCTCACGCACAGTGCGGCTCCACCTGCAGCTGTACACCAGCCAGAGGAGCGGGCTGCTCTTCCTGGCCGCTGGCCAGCCCGACCACCTCCTGCTCCAGCTACAAGCCGGCAGCCTGCAG GCCAGGCTGCGGCTGGGTTCGGAGGAGGTGACGCTGcagtccccagcagagctgcagctcagtAACCTGGTGGTGCATGATGTGGAGCTGCTGGTGGAAGATGGCAGGATGACACTGACCGTTGACAGCCTCTTCAACAGCTCCGTGGACATCGCAGGACCTGTACGGGAGCTGGACATCCAGTACGGCCTCTATGCCGGCGGGACAGGCAGCCTTGACCTGCCGTACCTTGCTGAGGCCAGCTCACCCTTCAGAGGTTGCCTCCACTTAGTGACATTCAATGGCCTGGACGTCCTCTCCCCTCTGTCTTCCGATGGCAGCTCCAAGATCTTCCACCGGGTCCAGGAAGGGTGCAGTGCGCAGTTCTCTGCAGAGCCCGAGGACCCCTTTGGGTTCCTGGGGCCACACTCCTACATTGCGTTTCCCACGTGGGATGCGAGGGAGGAAGCGACCATTGAGTTTGTGATAACGACGAGCATCACCCAGGCACCCCTCATCTACCACGCAGGGCTGGAGAATGACTTCTTCTACCTGGAGATCTCCAACGGGCGCCTGAGAGGGTTTGTTGAGAAGGGGAATGGCATCATCGTCCTGCACAACAATGTCTTCATCAGCGATGAGCAGCAGCACTATGTCAAAGTCTACACGGACATCCATAAGTTTGAGATACTGATAGATTACTATGCCTCATCCACGTCCAACCGGGGCATCAACAACTACCTGGACCTTCAGGGAAACCTCTTCATTGGAGGTATGAATGAAAAAGCTTTGCAAAGGCTGAGGGAACATCATCTTGCTTTCATCTCGGTGTGGACCATGACCAACAACTCGTTTGTTGGCTGCTTGGAGGACCTGCGGATAAACCTGCAGAGAACGAGTCTGCAAGATGCCGTGATCACAAAGGACATCACATCAGGCTGTGGAAAGCAGGAGCACTACTGGGACTATGACGAGGTGTACGAGCAGGATGaggcacccacctccccacctccaGATGTCTGGTCAGGAGCACCGGGCCTCGTGGTGGAACCATGTCGGCCAGACAACAGCTTCCCACCCGCCTTCGCCAACATCAGCAGGCTGCTGCACGTCAGCCCCCTCATCGTCTCTGAAGGGGGCACGGCCTATCTGGAGTGGAAACACGCCCAGCCGACGGTAGACTTGAGCCTTGCAAACATCCGGCAGTCCCAAATCCTCTTTAGCATCACCAACGACCCTAGGCATGGTCAGCTGGAGCTGGATATTCCTGGGTCCAGGAGCAGAAGGAAGTTCACCTTGTTGGACATTGTGAATCGGAAAGTCAGATATGTCCACGACGGCTCCGAGGGGCCCATGGACCAGCTGATGCTGGAGGTGACAGTGACTGCCCAGCAAGGGGTCCCAGAGTGCTTGCGGCAGGGGCAGATGTACCTGCTGCCCATCATGATCAACCCCATCAATGACGCCCCACAGGTGATCTTTCCCCATGGGAACCACATGACAATCCTGAAGCACACACGGAAACACCTGACCACAGACATCCTGCAGGTCCTCGATGATGACACATCCTGTGATGACCTCGAATTCCAGCTGCATGGTGGCCAGCAGATGGAGGAGGGTTATGTGGAGTATGACTTTCACCCTGGAGTGCCCATCGAAGAGTTCTCCTGCAGGGACCTGGAAGCAGGCAACATAGCTTATGTGCACCAGAGTGGGACAAACCTACAGCTCACCTTGCAGGTGAGCGACGGCACAGTCCCAAGCCCCATTGCCACCCTGAGGATCCTTGCCATTGACCCTGACATCCACCTGCACAACAACACAGGCCTCTCCATCTCCCAAGGAGGGGCTGCGCGCATTACCACAGCCAACCTGTCAGTGGAGACAAACGCAGTGAAACAACAGGTCGCCATCCTGTATGTCCTCACAGAGCCCCTAAGGTATGGTGAGGTACAGAAGCAAGGGAGCATGGGAGGGGAATGGAAAAAAGTCGAGTCCTTCCACCAGCAAGACCTGGAGCAAGGGCGCATCCAGTATTTTAGCACAGACCCGGAGCACCGGCTGGAAGATgttgtggaaaagctgagatTCGAAGTCCAAGTAGGGCAGAAGGTCTTGCAAAACAACACCTTTCTCATACAGATTAAAAGAGCCACCATTAAGATGAGGACCATCGTCCCACTCCAGATGAAGAACAAGAGGCACAGAAATATCACCAGTAAGGAGCTGGAGGCAATGTTGGAAGATCCAAACTCTGCTCCAGTTCCCTTCCACTATGTGATAATCCAGGCTCCCAAAAAGGGAAACCTGGAGCTGCTCGGCAACAGGCTGACCGAAGGCTTTGGATTTACCCAAGATGACCTGCAAAGAAACCACCTGAGCTACAGTGCGACCATCAGGAACTCTCAGCAAGCTGAGGACACCTTCCAGTTTCGCGTCCGTGCTGGCGAGCAGCACTCTCCTGTCTATACCTACACAATCAGCATTGGTGGGGACCCTGATGCACCAGCCCTGACCAACGTCCTCCTGACTGTGCCAGAAGGGGGGCAAGCCATCATCTCCAAGGACCACTTGTTTGTACAGAGCATGAACAGCATGGACTACCTCTATGAAGTGATTGAGGGGCCAGCACACGGGAGGCTGGCCTGGGCTGCATCCCATGGCTGGGCCTCCAGAGAGGACATCACAGAGTTCACCAACGATGACATCCTCCACCGCCGGCTGCTCTACCAGCACGATGACTCCGAGACACTGGAGGACGACATCCCCTTCGTAGCGATCCGGCAGGGCGAGGGCAGTGCTGAGCCTGATGTGGAGGAGGTGAGAGGTGTTTTCAGGGTCTCCATCCAACCTGTCAATGACCACACCCCAGTCCAAGTGGTGAACAAGGTCTTCAGTGTGGTGCGCAATGGGCAGCACCTGCTGACGACAGATGACATCGCCTTCACCGACAAGGACTCTGGCTTCTCCGACACACAGCTGGTGCTGGCGAGGAAGGACATTTTGTTTGGCAGCATCGTGTCCGTCGATGACAGAAGCCACCAGGTCTATCGGTTCACACAGGATGATTTGAGGAAGAAGAAGATCCTCTTTGTCCATTCGGGGGCTGACCGGGGCTGGATCCAGCTACAGGTCTCAGATGGCCTCCACCAGACCACGGCCCTCCTGGAAGTACAGGCATCAGACCCCTACATCAAAATAGTCAACAATACCGGTCTAGTCATCCACCAAGGGAGACGAGGGAGCATTGACTCTTCTGTCCTCAGCCTGGAGACCAACATGGACATCAGGTCAGATGAAGAGATACGGTTCCTGATAATGACCCCCCCAAGGTGGGGGACTGTGCTGAGAGGGGAGCAGCCGGTCATGGCCTTCTCCCAGAGGGATCTGCTAGCAGGAGAGATCTCCTACCACCACAACGGGAGCAGGAACACCCGGGATGAGTTCCAGTTCACCGTAGAAGCAAatgaggtggtggtggaggaCACGCTGGCCATCAGCGTGTTCTTGGACACCCATCCCAGCCCCCTGCACATAGTTAACCACAAGGAGATACACGTCTTCCAGGGAGAAGCAGCTGGGATCAAGGAGGAGTACCTACTG GTGGCCCACGAAGAGATCCCTCCCCAGGACATAGTCTACCTGGTGAGCAGCCCCCCGGCCTCCGGCTTCCTGGCGATGCTTCAGCACGGCCAAGACTCGAATGAGCAGCCCAGCCTGGACCCCATCCAGTCCTTCACCCAGGAGGACATCAACAGTGGCAGAGTCCTCTACCTCCACTCCAAGCCGGAGGAGGAGCATGACCGGTTTGTTGTGGACATCACGGCCAGTGGTGCGGACCCactggagggggtggtggtgaGCCTGGCCGTGCTCCCTATCACCATCCCCCTGGATGTCCACAACATCACAGTGCCGGGAGGTGGCTCTGCTATCCTCTCCACAGGCATCCTCAACATCCCCAACGCCTACTATACGGCTCTTGGCGTGGAGTTCAGGGTGCTTGAGCCCCCCCGGTTTGGCACCCTCCTGAGCAGCCAGCGGCCTGAGGACGGCAGCTTGAACAGCTTCACCTGGAGCGAG gtGGAGAAGCAGCAGATCCAGTACAGGCAGGACGGCCCTCGGGCCCAGGCCGACAGCTTCACCCTCCTGGCCAACGCCTCCGAGACGGACCGGCAGAGCCAGCCCAGGACCCTCTTCATCACCATCCTGCCCCGCAGCTCCAGAGGGCCCCGGCTGAGGGTCAACGCCGGGCTGCAGGTACGC gaaggcacCACGGCTGCCATCGGCCCCCACGTCCTGAGTGCTGAGGATGAGGACTCCCTGCCGGAGGAGGTGACTTATTCCATCCAGCCCCCAGCCAACGGGAAGGTTGTGCTGAGGTCAGCGCCCGGTGCTGAGGTCCGGCGGTTCACCCAGGCCCAGATAAACAACGGCCTCATCCTCTTTGTGCACCAAG GGCCCCTGGATGGGGGCTTCGCCTTCGACCTGTGGGATGGTGAGAACCTGTctcctgggcatttcttccttgTCAGGGCCCAGAGAGAGCCCCTCATCAGCCTGGCCAAGAAGCAGAGCCTCACCGTCTGCCCAG GTGCCCTGCAGCCCATCACCAGCCAGAACCTGCAGGCAGTGAGCAACAGCCCCGCTGGATCCACTGCTCTGTACTACAGCATCGAGCAAGCCCCACGCCTGGGCAGGTTGAGCACCTCCCGGGGGCAGGAAATCAGGAACTTCACCCAAGACCAG gtggaTAGTGGGTTGATTTTCTACCAGCATGAGATGCCAGAGAAGCCCTTCTGGCTTGCCCAAGATGCCATCCGCTTCCGTGTGGTCGCTCCCACAACCATCTCAGATTCCTTCATCCTCCTCGTGCTGATCTCCTTCGAGGCCAGGTGTCCCCAGCGCTCGACTCAGCTGTGGAGAAATGCAG GTCTCCAGCTTGCAAGGGCTCAACAGGCCGAGATCAGCACCTCAGTGCTGGATGCCTCCAACCTCCTAAGCCAAATCCCGGTCCCCGAGAGGGCTGCACATGATGTTGTCTTCCTGGTGACAGGGCTGCCCGCTCATGGGCAGCTTTTGGTGGCTGGTGTTCCCCTGGAGCGGGCACGGCCATTCTTCCTGCAGTCAGACCTGGACACAGGACGCCTGGCGTATGTCCATGGTGGAGATGGTGTCTCTGAAGACCATTTCAGATTTAAGGCTTGGCTCCAGCCCCAGGCGCAGCAGTCCATCCGTCCTCCGCAGGAAGGGGTGGTCATCTCTGAAGATTTCAATATAACGGTgaccggcagcagcagcaagccacCGCAGGTGGTGAGGCGGCGAGAAGTGCTGCAGGTCCCACCAGGCTCCATGGTGACCTTGTCGCAGGAATACCTGGATGTAGCAGACCCATCGGGCTCCCTGGAGGAGATGGTGTACAGCGTTCTCCAGAGACCTCTTGCCGGCCACCTGGCCAATGCACACAACCCACAGGAGCCCATCAACCGCTTCACCCAAGCAGATGTCAACTCAGGCCACGTGGTGTTCATTGCCACCGGGAGCCGTGCCCCAGGGTCCTTAGCCCTGAGCCTCTCTGATGgccaccacccacccaccctgaCCTCACTGGAGGTCGAGGTGCTGCCTGCAGTGAGCACCGCTGCCAGCCCGGTGCTGCTGGAGGTGCCCCAAGACCTGAACAGGGCCTCCATGTCCCACCATCACCTCCTGGGAGCTGCACAGCTGGGGGCAGGCAATGCCCTGTACAGGATCACCAGGGACCCAAGGTTTGGCCAAGTGCAGGTCAACCAAAAGCCATCACGGGGCTTCTCACAGAAGCAGCTGGACCGCGGAGAGGTGACATTCACCTTCACTGACCTCACCTCCCCTGAAGATGACTTCCAGTTCCTCGCCATGTCGCGGGCAGCAAACAGGACTGGGGTGGTGAACGTGACTGTCCGTGCCCTGGTGAAGGCTCAGCCGGGCAGTGTGTGGCCCAGGGGCACCACAGCCCTCCTGGACACCAGTGTCCTTGATGCCAGCGAGCTGGCCAACCACACCAAGAGCATCCCAGTCTTCAAGGTCCGCAGGGCACCCCGTGCCAGCCGTCTTGTGAGGGTCTCCAGGGACCCAGGACAACCCACCACCCTGATTGAGACCTTCAGCCAGAGTGAGCTGGAGCAAGGGCTGGTTGGGCTGGAGGTGCTGGATGCTGGGGAGATCGACCGGCCCCTGCAGAATGACAGCTTCGTCTTTGAGCTGGTGGCCGCGGGCACGCCACCGGCACTAGCATCCCTGGGGTACAGCATTGAGCCCTACAATGCCTCGAAAGCATACAGCATCACCCTGCTCACGGCCCCCCTGGCACCCTCGTCCCCAGTGCCCCAGACCCAGGGCACGGCACAGAGCAGCCCCAATGCCAGCGAAATGGGCATGCCCCCCACCGCCTGGCTGGGCGCCAGTGCtaccaccagccccagccccgtgGAGGGGGGCACCTTCCTCAGCTTCATCGAGGCCAACATGTTCAGCATCATCATCCCCATCTGCCTCATCTTCCTCCTGCTGGCCCTCATCCTACCCCTGCTCTTCTACCTGCACAAGCGCAACAAGACGGGGAAGCACCACGTCCAGGGCACCCCCTCCTCCAAGGCCAAGAATGGGGCTGTGCCGGACCAGGAGACCTTCCGGAGGACGGACCCCAACCAAGGCATCCCCCTAAC